The genome window TCTATATAACCATGATCCTAATAACGTTCTTAAGTAATATCTTGCTATCATTACTGACAGACTTTAAGGAGAGAAAATTAACATTCAGGGAATGGATACCGTACAATTATTCATCGTACATGATATTTTGTCTCACATATACTCATCAATACTTGGGTATAGTCGCTTCGTGTATCGTTAATACGTCTTGTGATAGTCTTATTATTGGCCTGTTACTACATATATGCTGTCAGATAACTATCTTAAAAAGTCGCttgaaaaatatcagaaatgaTCAAAGTATTTTACGCGACTGTGTACGTCATCATCGTCATATAATCAAGTTAGTCctcttaagaattttataaaacttatataatcataagatattctaataattaatcttaataatatattttaaaatagacattttttcgtttacttgagatatctttttaaattttaagagcTGTATAAAATTCCtgttatatctatatatcgaattttcataatttattatttattacaatttcaaattttttatcttgacttcattttttacttttagaattaaatgcaataattactttaactTTCTACCTTTTAGATGcaactaatttttaaacaattttgtctGCAGATACGCACAGGCAACTAATGCGAGATTTACCAAGATAATTGCATTTCAATTTATAGTTAGTACATTCGTAATGTGTTCGACTTTGTATCAATTGACCACAATGGCATTAGgctcatattatatttcaataattgcaTATATGGTTTGCGTacttgtacaaatttttatttactgttGGTTTGGAAATAAACTCAAACTGACGGTACGTACGTGTAATATTACTAACTGTGTTACggataattaaatctttatacacaaatatggtatggaattaaaatttctcactgtgttaaaagttattttaataaatttatagagcCTTCAGCTGGTTGATAGTATCTTCGAACTCGAATGGATAACACtagacaataaaataaaaaaaggtctcttaataattatgaatcgCGCGATGATACCTATTGAATTTATCGCtgcaaatgtttttaatttgaatctAGAGTCTTTTGTAGGGgttagtattaaataaaacatctaATTTTTCTAGCTATTaagttctttttaatttttgttttgtcaattttttcactaatgtttttttctgagaaacaagaaaaattaaggaAGATTCATAgcttgtattaaataaaattaaaaatgccataataaattaattttcacattacattatcatgaGTAACATTTAGCATAGTCAAAATTATAGATCACAATAACTTAGGAATTCTGTTTATGaacttttataaagattttacgtgaattttgatatatttacaattatttttgcagtTGCTTAAAACGTCATATTCTGCTTATAACTTGTTAGTACACATGCAGAAACAATAGCGTAAACTGTAAATTGTTTTCAGTGTAATGATATGATTATGTATAATCTGTTAAACCTATTAGTACATGTATAGAGATGTACCgcgtgaaattttaataaatatttgaaaaaatatattgttaaagttctatatacaaaatcaaatataagttttttggcacagtattaaattataagaattgtatgcgcttattttttattttatgcacaCAAGTATGTCAAAATACGAAATAACACTCTATTCTTTTTTCgacaatttactttttatttttaaatgtagaaTAATTAGAAGAAACTATAAAGAAGtcatatagataaaaaacaaaaatgttgtTAAATCACTGTACCTACGGAAAATATAACGTCATATGAAGTTgggtattattaataataagtatttccacttttttccttatttttcttttaatagtttatcataacagaaatataacttttatttgtattatatagagCGTGAATTATCctgcacaattaattataattttatatatatgtatctttcaTATGATTTTCCTTCGtctctttattttacataaaaacttCTCTTGAAGTTGACTTCtagatagaataataataaataatatattttgccaTCGATATACCTTAATATGTGGAATATATTGTGGAGATAAATCGCATCTTGtgctttattgatattttcctttgcagaatttattttcttccctTTCTATTCTATAACtccattctttatataaatgttatatcaataaaatacaaaagttatatatcAAGACCTTTAAGTTAATTGACATCAAAATTATCTTAGAGACAATTATCGTAGATATTAggtagatagataaatatgcaggaggggaaaaaaaaatattgctgaTGAAAGAACTGCCTTCACAGTTGAGGAATAGCATCACCAGTCTATAGACGATTCTATAAGTACATATACCCTCTTTCGAGATTATGCTTAGTGATCTCACttttcatgtaataaaatttctatcaatttaaaattttattttaaagtcaataaatatattgcttaCAGATtaccaaaataatataaatactatcAGAATTTAAAGCAcacattttaaagttatatacaattgtgtgtatatttcttaattaaattaagagtGGAAATGGAAGTTCTGAAATTGACATGTGTAATTGTTATGATCGCTGGATGTTTCCGACCGCTATCGTGGACATCTTTGTTTAAACGAACAGTTTATAATATCTACAGATTATACGTAATTAgtatgctattttttttttcactggCGCAATTTTtagacattattaataatgctgATAATGCTGATGATATGACTAACACTTTGAATATGATGTTAACATCATCCGCTGCatgctgtaaaatatttattatgtggTTTCTttatgaaagaattttaaatttaattaattgtcttaCTGAAGAACCGTTCGCACCATTGGACCCGGGTGAAATGGAAATTCGACAGCAATTTGATAGAATAACACggtaaatatatcttaatgaaaaagtaatgattaatttctatttcacatgttttgatattttagattatttcgTCTTAATTGATagctttaaaaatacatttaagattacagctcgatttttttttcaagatttgttttatcaaattaaatctgaaatataagagaaattatttaaaaaattgatattttaaataacaaataaattatatcttctcttatagtttataaaatttaattgacacTACTGTGTTAATAGTGCATATTACCTATTtcataacttaaaaaaattgttctaaGAGCTTTACACGAAAACTCTTACTAAaagtaatactaatataaaagtttctttttaccTTTCTAGTAATAATACATTACGTTACACACTCTTGATTGAAACGACAGTCTCATTCATCGCTTTGAGATCATTGTTGACTGATTTTAAACATAGAAGGTTAACATATAGGGAATGGGTACCGTATGATTATTCATCTTTTTTGCTATTTTGCTTTACATACGCTCAGCAAATGACAACTACTTTCCACGCCGCTATTGTGAACATTGCTTGCGATACTCTCTTATGTGGTTTCTTAGTGCATGTATGTTGCCAAATCGCAATATTAGAATATCGCCTGAACAAACTGACGAGAAATGAAATTACTCTGAGCTATTGCGTACGCCATCACGACTGGATTTATAAGTTAGTTACATTAAAGTCCGGAAAGATTGTTTATCAATTAGCAttgatattatgtaaattattgatatattgtaataaaattatattttttttcttattttaatttatttattatttattacattctttGTACCATAAATTATGTacgtgtaaaagaaaaaataatattttaagtaatattaaaatataattagatataaattttttttaaatatgaattatcgACTTCTATCATTATTACTTACATAATTTActaagttaatatataaatatattaatctttccaTTAATCTctcttagatattttataatttatttgtatatagttatatgtatatttgtttgtaatttgaaaaattaaaataaataataataagtaataaaataaataataaattcacttATCAATTATAGCACAAATTTTAGTGGTTTCATAAAGGTaacatgatattttaaaagggAAAATGAATTACAGGTTTGCGCGATTGGTGAATATAaggtttacatatataattggaTTTCAGTTCATGGCGAGTATGATAGTAATTTGCTCCAATTTCTATCAACTGACCAAGTCGCCTTTGAACGCAGACagtatttcattaattatgtacACGTCCAACATATTGACACAGATATTTATCTATTGCTGGTTTGGAAATAAAGTCAAAGTAAAGGTATGTCTAGTAAAATAAAGATCGTTAAatacaaatgttttatatcttttatctatAGAGTATCCAAATCGcggataaaatatttgaaataaattggcCAATCTTGAATAATAATGCTAAAAAGGGCCTTTTGATAATGATGAAACGTTCGACAATACCCATCGAAATTTGTACCGCACATATCTTCACTTTGAATTTGGAATCCTTCGTAGGGGTTAGTATAGAAAAACTAATCTTTATGTACAATCTAATTGATTAATAACACCATACTATAGTTATTTCtgatttaattacttttaattaaagaaaattgtgtttataaataaattttacttaaatttaaagaaaataatttttgtaagtgtgctacgtatataaatatattattattattattattacttatacttatttataaatatgaatatatttataatggcctcaaatattttttattatttcagttGATTAAAACATCGTATTCcgcttgtaatttattaataaaaacataaaaagaagaataagaatagcgacacaaaataaaataaaacgtgcTTTTTATTTGGTAAcctatttacaaaaaaaatactgtagtgtttcagtaataataatcataaaaatttattgtgtttaatatacacgtatatatatctatctagtaatatatatgtatgtaataaatattaaaatatatatgtacgtatagtTTTTACGATttctttatatcataaaagtattttatatatacacatattaagttttttttaataaagtcgGGCGCCGAGTTCACATCAGTGCTAAATCACTGTACCTGCGGAAAATGTAACGTCAAATGAAATTGGgtataactaacaataagtgctttctactttttttttagttattttagtAGTTTATTGTAAGAGagatataacttttatttatattatataaagcgTAAATTATCCTGcacatttaattgatttttcttcgtGTCTTTATTTTGCGTAAAAACTTCTCTAAGTTGATTTCtagatagaataataataaataagttactTTGTCATCGATATATCTTGaagtgaaatatattatgGAGATAAATCGCATCTTGtgctttattgatattttcctttgaaaaatttattttcttccctttctattctataatttcattctttatgtaaatgttatatcaataatatactAAAGTTATATGTCAAAGTAGTCCTTTAAGCTAATTGACATCAAAATTATCTTAGAGACAGTTACCGTAGATATAggtagatagataaatatacaggaggggaaaaaaaaaatattgctgaTGAAAGAACTGCCTTCACAGTTAAGGAATAGCATCATCAGTCTACAGACTATATAAGTATACTCTCTTTCGAGATTATGCTACGTGATCTCACTTTTCATGCAATAGAGTTTCTatcaatttagaattttattttaaagtcaataaatatattgtttacagattaccaaaataatataaatactatcAGAATTTAAAGCAcacatttcaaaattatatacaattgtgTGTATatctcttaattaaattaagagtGGAAATGCAAGTTCTGAAATTGACATGTGCAATTGTTATGATCGCTGGATGTTTCCGACCGCTATCGTGGACATCTTTGTTTAAACGAACAGTTTATAATATCTACAGATTATACGTAATTAgtatgctattttttttttcaatggcGCAATTTTTAGACATTATTCTAAATGCTGATAATGCTGATGATATGACTGACACTTTGAATATGCTGTTAACATCATCTGCTGCATGCTATAAAGTATTTATCATGTGGTTCAATTATGAAAgagtttcaattttaattaattgtcttaCTAAAGAACCGTTCGCACCAATGGATCCAGGTGAAATGGAAATTCGACAGCAATTTGATAAAATGATACggtaaatatatcttaatgaaaaagtaatgtctaatttctatttcacatattttggtattttagattattttgtcTTAATTGATagctttaaaaatacatttaagattacagctcgatttttttttcaagatttgttttatcaattaaaatctgcgatataagagaaattatttaaaaaattgatattttaaataacaaataaattatatcttctcttatagtttataaaatttaattgacacTACTGTGTTAATAGTGCATATTACCTATTtcataacttaaaaaaattgttctaaGAGCTTTACACGAAAACTCTTACTAAaagtaatactaatataaaagtttctttttaccTTTCTAGTAATAATACATTACGTTACACACTCTTGATCGAAACGACATGCTCATTCATCGCTTCGACATCATTGTTGACTGATTTTAGACATAGAAGGTTAACGTATAGAGAATGGGTACCGTATGATTATTCatcttttttgacattttgctTTACATATGCTCAGCAAATGTCAACTACTTTCCACACCGCTACCGTGAACGTTGCTTGCGATACTCTCCTATGCGGTTTCTTAATGCATGTATGTTGCCAAATCGCGATATTAGAACATCGCCTAAACAAACTCACGAGAAATGAAATTACTCTGAGCTATTGCGTACGCCATCACGACTGGATTTATGAgttagttatattaaaatccggaaaagttatttatcaattagcATTGATATTATGTGATTTattgaacaatattataataaaattatattttttttcttcttttaatttatttattatttattatattctttgtgCCATAAATTATGTACgtgtaaaaggaaaaaaaatattttatgtaatattaaaatataattagatataaattttttttaaatatgatttatcgACTTCTATCATTATTACTTACATAATTTACTAagttaacaatattaatatattaatcttttcattaatctctcttagatattttataattttgtttataatttaaaaaattaaaataaataatataataaataataaaataaataataaatttacttatcaattATAGCACAAATTTTAGTGGTTTTATAAAGGTaacatgatattttaaaagcaaaaatgAATTACAGGTTTGCGCGATTGGTGAATACAaggtttacatatataattggaTTTCAGTTTATGGCGAGTATGATGGTAATTTGCTCCAATTTGTATCAACTGACCAAGTCGCCTTTGAACGCAGACAGTATTCCATTAGTTATGTACACATCCTGCATGTTGACGCAGATATTTATCTATTGCTGGTTTGGAAATAAAGTCAAAGTAAAGGTATGTCAAGTAAAATAAAGatcgttaaatataaatgttttatattatttatctatagaGTATCCAACTCACGgataaaatgtttgaaataaattggCCAATCTTGAATAATAATGCTAAAAAGGGCCTTTTGATAATGATGAAACGTTCGACAATACCCATCGAAATTTGTACCGCACATATCATCACTTTGAATTTGGAATCCTTCGTAGGGGTTAGTACAGAAAAACTAATCTTAATGTACAATCCAACTGATTAATAACACCATACTAATTATTTCtgatttaattacttttaattaaagaaaattgtttttataaatagattttacttaaatttaaagaaaataatttttgtaagtgTGCTacgtatataaacatattattattatcacttatacttatttataaatataaacatatttataatggcctcaaatattttttattatttcagttGATTAAAACATCGTATTCcgcttgtaatttattaataaaaacataaaaagaagaataagaaTAGCGACATAAGTGAAATAAAACGCGCTTTTTATTTAGTAAcctaattacaaaaaaaatactattatgtttcagtaataataatcataaaattattattgataataatcttattgtgtttaacatatatagatatctaTCTATTAtgtatagtttttaatatttgtttatattataaaagtatttttatatataataataaatatattaactttaatgtCAGCGTTTTATTGCCAATATATgtgtagtatatattatatacaaaatatatacatatatatatatatatatataaagtatccggtaataatcgccccaactctctagggctgatagagcaaactgaacataaaagtcctctaccaatttgcaattttcgcagtaattattaaaatattaattaaaacgttcAGCATTTGCTGAGCGCtcatacgctgagcgtttttaattaatagtttttattaatatatatatatatatatatatattttatattctctgtatataatataccatAATTTCTCTGATGcaaagcataaaatatttcaaataacataTTCACG of Anoplolepis gracilipes chromosome 8, ASM4749672v1, whole genome shotgun sequence contains these proteins:
- the LOC140668790 gene encoding uncharacterized protein, translating into MSVMKFTLAILTIAGCWRPFSWTSLIKHALYNAYTLLIISFLYSFTFTQFMDLILNVTNPDDFASTLYTMSAMCVACYKMFCLWVNHESLAILIQDLTAGLFKPFVPAEIEIRRKFDKMIQTYAMIYITMILITFLSNILLSLLTDFKERKLTFREWIPYNYSSYMIFCLTYTHQYLGIVASCIVNTSCDSLIIGLLLHICCQITILKSRLKNIRNDQSILRDCVRHHRHIIKYAQATNARFTKIIAFQFIVSTFVMCSTLYQLTTMALGSYYISIIAYMVCVLVQIFIYCWFGNKLKLTSLQLVDSIFELEWITLDNKIKKGLLIIMNRAMIPIEFIAANVFNLNLESFVGLLKTSYSAYNLLVHMQKQYTCIEMYRSYIQLCVYFLIKLRVEMEVLKLTCVIVMIAGCFRPLSWTSLFKRTVYNIYRLYVISMLFFFSLAQFLDIINNADNADDMTNTLNMMLTSSAACCKIFIMWFLYERILNLINCLTEEPFAPLDPGEMEIRQQFDRITRNNTLRYTLLIETTVSFIALRSLLTDFKHRRLTYREWVPYDYSSFLLFCFTYAQQMTTTFHAAIVNIACDTLLCGFLVHVCCQIAILEYRLNKLTRNEITLSYCVRHHDWIYKFARLVNIRFTYIIGFQFMASMIVICSNFYQLTKSPLNADSISLIMYTSNILTQIFIYCWFGNKVKVKSIQIADKIFEINWPILNNNAKKGLLIMMKRSTIPIEICTAHIFTLNLESFVGLIKTSYSACNLLIKT